From the Amia ocellicauda isolate fAmiCal2 chromosome 21, fAmiCal2.hap1, whole genome shotgun sequence genome, one window contains:
- the dorip1 gene encoding dopamine receptor-interacting protein 1, with translation MESKSYSVKYTQDLKSLYAHAHGTQYERTKTLFEEIRASVNNNDNQDRSFWRPVLPWGGVYTIKAGRKAISCTPLYVKINLKNTCTIDGFLMLLYVILRENQTFPREVSIYLGKEFVNHFLYLMDSYNYTTVKLLWIWDKMEKRQYRSEIHKAALEIDLFGNEHENFTKNLENLMSTIQESYCTSWNCPARFQEFIQRTININPPHELPHRDLIQSAVDEFFCPKIVLCEELGCDGLREFSPREFCHGAPPFVILNMQLWKSEELAYVPYHLALSEHRYLLEGATLFNKEEHHYSAAFQIDGYWMHYDGLRNDNLILLNKPPELLLLSSLVYIRAPEK, from the exons ATGGAGAGTAAATCCTACTCGGTGAAATACACACAAGACCTGAAGAGCCTgtacgcacacgcacacggcACGCAATATGAGCG GACAAAGACTTTGTTTGAAGAAATCCGTGCCTCAGTCAACAATAATGATAACCAGGACCGGTCCTTCTGGAGACCCGTGCTTCCCTGGGGTGGGGTCTACACTATCAAGGCTGGGCGGAAAGCCATCTCCTGCACCCCCCTGTACGTCAAGATTAACCTGAAGAACACGTGCACCATCGACGGCTTCCTTATGCTGCTCTACGTCATCCTGCGGGAGAACCAGACCTTCCCCAGAGAGGTGTCCATCTACCTGGGGAAGGAGTTCGTCAATCACTTCTTGTACCTGATGGATTCCTACAACTACACCACGGTGAAGCTGTTGTGGATCTGGGACAAGATGGAGAAGCGGCAGTACCGATCGGAGATCCACAAGGCTGCGCTGGAGATCGACCTGTTCGGGAACGAGCACGAGAACTTCACCAAGAACCTGGAGAACCTCATGTCCACCATTCAGGAGAGCTACTGCACCAGCTGGAACTGTCCTGCCCGCTTCCAGGAGTTCATCCAGAGGACAATAAACATTAA CCCTCCACATGAATTGCCTCACAGAGACCTCATTCAGTCAGCAGTGGATGAGTTCTTCTGTCCCAAGATAGTGCTCTGTGAGGAATTGGG GTGTGACGGGCTGAGGGAGTTCTCTCCCAGGGAGTTCTGCCACGGAGCCCCCCCCTTCGTCATCCTAAACATGCAGCTGTGGAAGTCCGAGGAGCTGGCGTACGTGCCCTACCACCTGGCACTGTCTGAGCACAG GTATTTACTAGAAGGAGCCACACTCTTCAACAAGGAGGAGCACCATTACTCGGCCGCGTTCCAGATCGACGGCTATTGGATGCACTACGACGGGCTGAGGAATGACAACCTCATCCTGCTGAACAAGCcgccggagctgctgctgctgtcctcactGGTCTATATCCGCGCCCCTGAGAAGTGA
- the klhl28 gene encoding kelch-like protein 28 — protein sequence MDQQAQSYMLASLTRPHSEQLLQGLQLLRQHRELCDIVLRVGDAKIHAHKVVLASISPYFKAMFTGNLSEKENSEVEFQCIDEAALQAIVEYAYTGTVFISQDTVESLLPAANLLQVKLVLKECCAFLESQLDAGNCIGISRFAETYGCHDLFLAATKFICQNFEEVCQTEEFFELTRAELDEIVSNDCLNVVTEETVFYALESWIKYDVTERQQYLAQLLHCVRLPLLSVKFLTRLYEANHLIRDDHACKHLLNEALKYHFMPEHRLSYQTILSTRPRCAPKVLCAVGGKAGLFATLESMEMYFPQTDSWIGLAPLSVPRYEFGIAVLDQKVYVVGGIATHMRQGISYRRHESTVESWDPDTNTWVAVERMAECRSTLGVVVLAGELYALGGYDGQYYLQSVEKYIPKVREWQPVAPMIKSRSCFATAVLDGMIYAIGGYGPAHMNSVERYDPSKDSWEMVAPMADKRINFGVGVMLGFIFVVGGHNGVSHLSSIERYDPHQNHWTACRPMSEPRTGVGAAIVDNYLYVVGGHSGSSYLNTVQRYDPITDSWLDSSGMKYCRCNFGLTAL from the exons ATGGACCAGCAAGCCCAGTCCTACATGCTTGCCAGTCTGACACGGCCGCACTCCGAGCAGCTCTTGCAGGGCCTGCAGCTCCTCCGGCAGCACCGCGAGCTCTGTGACATTGTCCTGCGTGTCGGGGACGCCAAGATCCACGCTCACAAGGTGGTGCTGGCGAGCATCAGCCCCTACTTCAAGGCCATGTTCACGGGAAACCTCTCGGAGAAGGAGAACTCGGAGGTGGAGTTCCAGTGCATTGATGAGGCGGCACTGCAG GCTATCGTGGAGTACGCGTACACTGGCACTGTGTTCATCTCCCAGGACACTGTGGAGTCCCTGCTGCCCGCTGCCAACCTGCTGCAGGTCAAGCTGGTGCTGAAGGAGTGCTGTGCCTTCCTGGAGAGTCAGTTGGACGCTGGCAATTGCATCGGCATCTCCCGGTTCGCCGAGACGTACGGCTGCCATGACCTCTTCCTGGCCGCCACCAAGTTCATCTGCCAGAACTTCGAGGAGGTGTGCCAGACAGAGGAGTTCTTTGAGCTGACGCGGGCCGAGCTGGACGAGATCGTGTCCAACGACTGCCTGAACGTGGTGACGGAGGAGACGGTGTTCTACGCCCTGGAGTCCTGGATCAAATACGACGTGACGGAGCGGCAGCAGTACCTGGCCCAGCTGCTGCACTGCGTGCGTCTGCCCCTGCTCAGCGTCAAGTTCCTCACCAGGCTGTACGAGGCCAACCACCTCATCCGAGATGACCACGCCTGCAAGCACCTGCTCAACGAGGCGCTCAAGTACCACTTCATGCCCGAGCACCGGCTGTCCTACCAGACCATACTGTCCACCCGGCCCCGCTGCGCCCCTAAGGTGCTCTGCGCTGTGGGAGGCAAGGCCGGGCTGTTCGCCACGCTGGAGAG TATGGAGATGTATTTCCCTCAGACAGACTCCTGGATCGGGCTGGCGCCTCTCAGCGTCCCGCGGTACGAGTTCGGCATCGCGGTGCTGGACCAGAAGGTGTACGTGGTGGGGGGAATCGCCACGCACATGCGCCAGGGCATCAGTTACCGGCGGCACGAGAGCACCGTCGAGAGCTGGGACCCCGACACCAACACGTGGGTGGCCGTGGAGCGCATGGCGGAGTGCCGCAGCACGCTGGGAGTGGTGGTGCTGGCGGGGGAGCTGTACGCGCTGGGTGGCTATGATGGACAGTACTACCTGCAGTCGGTGGAGAAGTATATCCCCAAGGTGAGGGAGTGGCAGCCTGTGGCGCCCATGATCAAGTCCCGGAGCTGCTTCGCCACAGCCGTGCTGGACGGCATGATCTACGCCATCGGGGGCTACGGCCCTGCACACATGAACAG TGTGGAGAGGTACGACCCCAGTAAGGACTCCTGGGAAATGGTGGCCCCGATGGCGGATAAGAGAATAAACTTTGGGGTGGGCGTCATGCTGGGGTTTATATTTGTGGTGGGCGGACACAACGGCGTCTCTCACCTGTCCAGCATCGAGAGATACGACCCTCATCAGAACCACTGGACGGCGTGCCGGCCCATGAGCGAACCGCGGACAG GGGTGGGCGCAGCCATCGTGGATAACTACCTCTATGTGGTCGGGGGTCACTCGGGGTCGTCGTACTTGAACACAGTCCAGAGGTACGACCCCATCACAGACAGCTGGCTGGACTCCAGCGGCATGAAGTACTGTCGCTGTAACTTCGGCCTGACTGCCCTCTGA